A single genomic interval of Pithys albifrons albifrons isolate INPA30051 chromosome 11, PitAlb_v1, whole genome shotgun sequence harbors:
- the OTOS gene encoding otospiralin gives MTFTGLLFFCVLMSMLTDAQSTQDRDDQYQAAVSLPYWPFSSNDFWSYVEYFWTLGDYNRINEMARAFFAQFPFGSHLGYQVPDHEQ, from the exons ATGACATTTACTGGCttacttttcttctgtgtgctGATGAGCATGCTAACAG ATGCCCAATCCACACAGGATAGAGATG ATCAGTACCAGGCAGCTGTATCCTTGCCATACTGGCCCTTCTCATCCAATGATTTCTGGTCCTATGTGGAATATTTCTGGACCTTGGGAGACTACAACAGGATCAATGAAATGGCCAGAGCCTTCTTTGCCCAGTTCCCTTTTGGGAGCCACCTTGGCTACCAGGTGCCTGACCATGAGCAATAA
- the COPS9 gene encoding COP9 signalosome complex subunit 9: MKPAVDEMFPEGAGPYVDLDEAGGSTGLLMDLAANEKAVHADFFNDFEDLFDDDDIQ, translated from the exons ATGAAGCCGGCGGTGGACGAGATGTTCCCTGAGGGCGCGGGGCCGTACGTGGACCTGGACGAG GCAGGGGGAAGCACGGGGCTGCTGATGGACCTGGCCGCCAACGAGAAGGCCGTGCACGCCGACTTCTTCAATG ATTTTGAAGACCTCTTTGATGATGATGACATCCAGTGA